The following are encoded together in the Brassica napus cultivar Da-Ae chromosome A9, Da-Ae, whole genome shotgun sequence genome:
- the LOC106453451 gene encoding uncharacterized protein LOC106453451: MAVKTDMSKAYDRIEWGFIRAVLAQLGFDPIWVSWILACVESVSYSFLLNGSPSGHVTPSRGIRQGDPLSPYLFIMCTEVLSAMCTKAQLNGTMAGVKVARNCPPINHLLFADDTMFFCKSTPACVTTLKTILESYEKVSGQRINLLKSSITFSAKTPGEVKARVKTELSIPAEGGIGKYLGLPENFGRKKRDIFAAILDRIRQKAHSWTSRFLSGAGKQVLLKSVLAAIPCYTMSCFKLPISLCKQIQSLLTRFWWDANPEKKKMCWVAWSTLTLPKYAGGLGFKDIETFNDAMLAKIGWRLIQFPDSLLEQVLLGKYAKASSFMECESPSSASHGWRSILAGREVLRKGLGWVVGNGENIKVWGDPWLSSSFPTAPMGPPTENAVSMTVSELLCPLTNAWDIQKIRNYLPQYEGIINRIITSSAPARDSLARLAEKSGEYTVKTGYGVERVGLIPPHTNEQTFDWLKNIWNLNTSPKIKDFLWKVKRKAIPVSSNLATRGMAPFPCAKCGGVEDDLHVFLLCPFASQSWSLLPVYEIPDGSNSSMASLFANARNKLCFENKTFTEWEVVNKSVIDAKEWAAAQLLTEEHNHATNRQGSPPIIPQPSPGQVLCHVDAAWDLRTGNCGIGGLFSGLEDTRIQPLKVSRSFVSSALMGEALAVRLAVMTASSSNVRSLIVLSDSQVLINMIRAKESRPELFGILFDIYHFSLSFEDISFHFIPRLCNVAADKVAKAALASVNSTPLVEG, translated from the exons ATGGCGGTGAAAACCGATATGAGCAAGGCTTATGATCGCATAGAGTGGGGTTTTATTAGAGCAGTCCTGGCCCAGCTTGGTTTTGACCCGATATGGGTCTCTTGGATCTTGGCGTGTGTTGAATCAGTATCGTACTCTTTTCTGCTCAATGGTTCACCTTCCGGTCATGTTACTCCATCGCGTGGAATACGGCAAGGTGATCCGCTCTCACCATACTTGTTCATCATGTGTACAGAAGTCCTCTCAGCGATGTGTACTAAGGCGCAACTAAACGGTACTATGGCGGGGGTGAAGGTAGCACGGAACTGTCCTCCGATTAATCATCTATTGTTCGCGGACGATACAATGTTTTTTTGCAAATCAACACCCGCCTGTGTCACTACTCTGAAGACGATCTTAGAGAGTTATGAAAAGGTATCTGGACAACGGATCAACCTGCTGAAGTCGTCTATCACTTTCTCGGCTAAGACCCCTGGTGAGGTTAAAGCTCGAGTGAAGACTGAGCTGTCTATCCCGGCAGAGGGAGGGATTGGCAAATATTTGGGCCTCCCCGAAAACTTTGGCCGCAAGAAGAGAGACATATTTGCGGCAATTCTTGATCGCATCAGACAGAAGGCGCATAGCTGGACATCTCGGTTCTTATCAGGCGCCGGTAAACAAGTCCTCCTCAAATCTGTCCTTGCTGCAATACCGTGCTATACGATGTCATGTTTCAAGTTGCCTATCTCTCTATGCAAACAAATACAATCCCTCCTTACTCGATTTTGGTGGGATGCAAACccggaaaagaaaaagatgtgTTGGGTTGCATGGTCTACTCTCACACTGCCCAAATATGCTGGTGGCTTAGGTTTCAAAGACATTGAGACTTTTAATGATGCCATGCTCGCTAAAATTGGCTGGCGCCTTATACAGTTTCCAGACTCGTTGCTGGAACAAGTGCTGCTCGGAAAATATGCTAAAGCTTCCTCTTTCATGGAGTGTGAAAGCCCATCATCAGCCTCCCACGGATGGAGAAGTATCTTGGCAGGTCGGGAGGTTCTAAGAAAAGGACTCGGTTGGGTGGTTGGGAATGGAGAAAACATCAAGGTGTGGGGGGATCCTTGGCTCTCCTCCTCCTTTCCTACAGCCCCTATGGGTCCACCAACTGAGAATGCAGTATCGATGACAGTTAGTGAGCTTCTATGCCCTCTCACTAACGCCTGGGACATCCAAAAGATCAGGAACTATCTTCCTCAGTATGAAGGCATTATTAATAGGATTATCACAAGCTCTGCCCCTGCTCGCGACTCCCTCGCCAGGCTAGCTGAGAAATCAGGAGAGTACACTGTGAAAACGGGATATGGAGTGGAACGTGTTGGCTTGATCCCTCCTCACACAAATGAGCAGACTTTTGATTGGCTAAAGAACATATGGAACCTGAATACTTCACCCAAGATCAAGGATTTTCTATGGAAAGTCAAAAGAAAAGCAATCCCAGTTAGTTCCAATCTAGCGACCAGAGGTATGGCTCCGTTTCCTTGCGCGAAATGTGGAGGAGTTGAAGATGATCTCCACGTCTTCCTTCTCTGCCCCTTTGCTTCTCAATCATGGAGCCTATTACCAGTTTATGAAATTCCGGATGGTTCAAATAGCTCCATGGCGAGTTTATTTGCAAATG CTCGAAATAAGTTGTGCTTTGAAAACAAAACCTTCACGGAGTGGGAAGTTGTGAACAAAAGCGTTATTGATGCGAAGGAATGGGCTGCTGCTCAACTGCTCACTGAAGAACATAACCACGCTACCAATCGACAAGGTTCTCCTCCGATCATTCCCCAACCATCTCCTGGCCAAGTTCTGTGCCATGTGGATGCAGCTTGGGATCTTCGTACTGGTAACTGTGGCATAGGGGGTCTGTTTTCGGGACTGGAAGACACTAGGATCCAGCCCCTTAAGGTTTCTCGTTCTTTTGTTTCATCAGCTCTCATGGGAGAAGCTCTTGCTGTTCGTTTGGCGGTGATGACCGCCTCCTCGTCTAACGTCCGATCGCTGATAGTTCTTTCGGATTCCCAGGTTCTTATCAACATGATTAGAGCTAAGGAATCACGCCCGGAACTGTTTGGCATCTTGTTTGACATCTATCATTTTAGCTTATCTTTTGAGGATATTTCCTTTCACTTCATTCCTCGCTTATGTAATGTGGCTGCTGATAAAGTGGCTAAGGCAGCCCTGGCATCTGTAAACTCTACCCCCCTAGTCGAAGGGTGA